A region of the Oleidesulfovibrio alaskensis DSM 16109 genome:
GCCGGAAAAGAGCCTGTTGCCCGCACGGAGCCTCATCTTTGTTTTCTGTGGAAACCAGCTGCACGGCAAAAGCCCTGATCAGTGACCCCGCCTGCTGCCCGCAGAGAGAGAACAGCTCACCTTCAATGTGGACGACACTGCCCGGAGTGAGCATGCTCATGCACCAGTCGCCCAGTTTGCCGGGCGCAAACACGGTGTGCGCGGCGTGCAGTCCGTCCTGCGCTGTGCTTATTTTCAGAGCGGTCACAGCCCCGCATCCCAATTCCCGTTCCTGACGTCTTCTGGGCCACACGATTACGGTGCCCAGCAAAAAAACTCTGTTCACAATAGCCATTTTCTTCCCCGGTTGCATGATGTTGTCGGATGATACTGACGGTGCAGCGTGCGGAATAATTGTGCGGGGCGGCAACCTGCATGCTGCAGGGTGGTGTTTGCCGGCCGGTTCGGCGGGGCGCGCGGCCCTGCCTGTATCCGTACGGGGCAGCGTCAGTCCGGCCGGCGGCCGGTCTGGTCATGGTGCCGCTTAGCTCCGGCATCATGCCGCGGTAGAGCTTTGCGGAGCGGGCTTACTGCGGATTTCACCTTTCCTTTTCGTGTGCGTCTGCGCCCGCGTGCGGACCGCTCTTTCCGCAGGTGCGCGGCAGACGCGGTGCGGGCAGCCCTGCGGCAGCCCGCTAAAATCCCAGCCCCATGTCGGGCATGCGGTACAGGTCCTTGCCGTAGCGGTCGGGCTGCACGTCGCCCGAAGCCCACGGATCTTCAAACAGCCCGTATCCTCTCGTGGCGGCCTGCTGCAGGTCATTGTCGCGTCTGCAGCGGGCAGAGCAGAACCGTTCCTTGTTGCTGGCAGGAGAAAATGCCCGGCCGCATTGTGCACATGTGCGCTTTTCTCCCTTACGAGCCCGAGCAGCCTGTGCGTGAGCGCCGCACGAGCGCGAGCAGTACATCTGACCGGCGTGGGTGGGGCGGACAGACTTGCCGCACCATGCGCAGGCGATTTCTCTGGGCACTGTACGCGCGGCGTCGGAACAGCGGCGCGAGCAGTACTTGCCTCTTCCTGCACGTATTCTGGCCTGCGGCACGGAAAATTCCTTGCCGCAGTGCCGGCAGGTTACAACCGGCATGGGCTGCCTCCTTCAAAAAAACGGTTGCAGTCGTCAAATGCCTTGCGGCATGCGGTTTCCGTTGCGGGCGTGCGCGCGCATTCATGCTCGAACACGGCATAATACAGGCGCAGCAACCGGCTGTGTTCTCCCTGCTCTATCTGTACCATGGGTTCGGTGTTGCACCGGGACCGTGTATCCATGCATCCGGCGCACAGCATCATGCCTTCACGCAGTTTGCGCACAGAAACATGAAACGGTCTGCCGCATTGCGCGCAGCGTACGCAGGTCATGGTCTGGTAAGGATTGGTAGTCATCATTGTCCCTCTGAAGTCTTGTGGCGGGGGCCCCTGTGTTTCTGTCTTTCCGCAGGACCCTGCCGTTTTGTGCCGGCGCATGGTGTTATGTGCGGGCACGCCGTCATGTGTGAACAGATATTTCATAAAGTGCACAGAATCGTCAAGTGAGTTTCGCACATTGACGTCAAGGCACTTTACATTTCCACAAAATGTGGTATAAACACACCCATGAAAGCCACGGATTTTTCTGAATCGGAACTGCGTATGCAGGAGTATGTGGAGCACGCCATAAGCAGGCTGGGCGGTGTGCGTGAAGTCGCCGTTGCCGCCGGTGTGAGCCGCCGGACCGTATATGCATGGAAAAACGGTGAGCGGTTTCCCAGCCGGAGCAATCTGAACCGCCTTTCCGGTGTGCTCATGCGCTGTGCTCCGTCCGAATCTCCCGTGCCGGAATTTCCTGCCGCCGATGGCCGTGAATCTGCTGCCGGTCTGGGTGTGCACGAAAACGACGGCACGGAGTATGGCCGCAGGGCCGCCTTTGGCGCCACGGGCGCGGCTGCGCATGCGGTGCATCCGTTGCACGATTTTTCCGATATGCCTGACCTGCGCGGAGTGCTGGACGAGTTTGTCTTTGTGTCCAAGGCAGATGCGCGGCCCAGTGCCGGGGGCGGGTCTTTGCAGACAGGGGCCGAGAACGTCGAGCGCCATGCCTTCCGGCTTGACTGGCTGCTCAGCAAAACGCACGACACATCATCGCTGCGGCTTATGGAAGTCATGGGAAGGTCCATGGAACCGACGCTGCACAACGGCGATGATGTACTTGTCAATGAAGGCGACACATATCTTGTGGAAGATAAAGTGTATGTTGTCCGTGTGCAGGACGAAATTTATATCAAACGGTTTGCCCGTACTCCGGGCAGGCTGCTTTTCCGCGGTGATAACCGCGACCTTGCCTATCAGGACATCGAAATTGACCCGCAGGACGTTTCCTGTGACTGGACGGTCATCGGCCGCGTGATATGGGCAGGCAAGGAGTTGTAGTGCGCAGGCACGCATAGGTTTTTTTGCGGTCTTTTTCTGCCGTCACCGCGTTCCGCTCCTTCCCGCACAAAGGAAGTGTCCCGCGGGCTGGTTTGCCGGTATCTCTGGAAGGCATTGCACTTTTTGTGCGATGCTTTTTTTGTTTGGATAACTGTGCACATCGGGTGTGCACACCGGCTGCGAACAGGAGGATTTATGGGGCATGTGCAGGCAGACTGCGACGGAATGAAAGAAGGGGGATTGCCAGCGGCGGATGCGCTGTATGGAGCGTACAGGCGGGGCCGTGGCGGGGAATGGCTTGTGCTGGGAGGCTGGCCGGACGGCTCGCGTGAAGAATGGACCGAACAGGCGCGGGCGCAGGCGCTGCGGACGGCAGAGGATATGGCTGCGGAAACAGGGCGCCCCGTGCTGGTTTACAGGCTTTATCATACGGAATACCCCGTGTCATACCCGCAGGGGTGATGATACGGGGGCTGTAGGCAGCAGGCGGAAGCCCCGTGTGACATTGCCGTCCGCGGGTTTCGTTGCGGCGCAGAACAGAAGCGCGCATGCGGTACTATATTTTGCTGCGGAGCTGCGCATTTTCAGCGGACTGGTGGCGGGGATTGAAAGACTGGTCTGCGCAGTGTTCCGGAACCTGCATGTTTTGCGGTGCCGTTGTGATGGCTTTTGTTTACACCGGCTGTCTGCGTGTGCTTCTGCTGGTTATGACAGAACAGAACACCTCCGGCTGTACTCCGCCGTTGTCAGTGTCTGTCCGGCTGCAGGGGCGGCGGAAGGGGCGTTATGCAGGTGTTGACCGGCGGCGGGCCGGGGCGCAGAAACAGCCGGGGCTTTCCGGCGCGGGCTGCAGACTGTCTGTTGTACAGAATGAGCCGTCGCGGGCCGGAAATTGCTGACAGGCGGATGCCGGTCAGCGGGTGTATCCGGCAGTGCTGACTGCGGGGGCTGTGTTACCGGTGACGACCGTGCGCACATGGCCGGACGTGGAACCGGTTGTGGCGGCGGGAAGATGCAGGGGGCGTGCCGCCATGAACGCGGCGATGGCCAGAAACAGGGCGGCAGCTGCCACAGGCAGGCGGCGCAGGCAGAATTGTATGGTTTTCATGAAGCAACGTCTGAAGCCCGGCAGCACATCTGCGTGCGGGTGCCGGTTTTTGTTATACGCCCGCGCGGAATGCGGCGGGTCTGATAGTCAGGGAAGAGTGGGTGTCTGCCACATTATGCAGCGTGAGGCAAGCTCTCTTTCAGGCGGCAGGCCGCGGCGGTGTGCGCGGCGGAGTACGGCAGACCGCGGGGTTCAGGGAATATGCTGCGCGGCGGCTGCGGAGCGCATGCGCTTGCAGTAGTCGGTTTTCCGTATGCGCTCCAGTTCGCCTTCCTGTTCAAGCTGTTGTGCGGCGGTGCGCATGCGCCGGCGCAAATGTTCGGGCACAGCGTCCGATGCGGCCAGATACCAGTCCGCATTACTGACAAAAGGCAGCGGAATGCGTTTGGTATGTTTCGGAATACCGCAGCGGCCTCCGATATCAAGATAGCCGTGTATTCTGCCTCCGCGCAGTTTCTTTCTGTTCAGGCCGAATCCTGCGACAGGCTCGAAATGTCCTGCGAACAGCAGATCTCCGGCAAGGGCCTCATTCAGTTCCGGCCCGTAGAACACTCCTTCCTGATAGCCCCAGATGCGGTTTCCGGCGGTCAGGTCGGCCAGACTGGCAGGTGAAAACGGCGGAGCGTCTTTGTCCATCATGAGCACGGTTCCCAGAGAAACCGTCCTGAACAGCAGGTGGTAATGCGCATGGCTGTTCCGGGTGTCGGGAAGCGAAGGGATAAGGCCGACCAAACCGCGTTCCGCGTGGTACAGATTGCGCCGCCAGTTAGTCTGGATGACAGGCACAAGCGTAATGTCCGCGCGTCCGGCAACGGCTCTGGCTATGTCCATCTCGATACCTGTCCAGTTGCCGTCTGTATCTTCATACACATACGGCGGATATTCTCCTACTAGTATGGAAATAAAAGCCCGTCCGTCCGTCTCGCGATAGGCTTGCAGGCCTTTTCCGGCCGTGACGGTGCGTGTTGCCGGTGTTTCCTGAGCATGCAGGCCGGCGGCAGGGAATACAAACAGAACAGCTATGAGTGCGTGCAGTATTTTGGTTATCAATGGATTATGGATAAAAATGGTATGTCCGGTAATACCGGTGTTGTGAGTGCGGATGGCATTGCACGATAATACTGTGTCTCCGGCAGATACTGCCGTACATTATTTCATACAGTTTGTTAAGCCCCGCGGCCCCATTGCTCCGCTGATGGTATAAGGCACATGGAATAACCATTGGTTCCGGATGGAAAGAACTGCGCGGCAGGGAATATAGTGTGCGGAACTGCAGAATGCGTTGTACGCGGGTGCAGGAAGACAGGCGCATTGCGGATGTGCTGAACCTGCTTGTATTTGTCTCTGCGATGCGTAATAGTGGAAGAAGTATATTTTTACGTCTCCACTGCTAACCTCGGGGAGCCTTCGGATGGTGGATGATTCTTTGTATGCTTTGCGCAAGCTGATTGTGCCCGAAGTGGTCTTCGGTGCCGGAGCGCTCCGTCTGGTGGGTCAGTATGCCGTCAACTTCAACCTGACGCACTGCCTTGTGGTTACCGATGCCGGTGTGGCGTCGGCGGGATGGAGCGGCAGCGTAGTGGATGCTTTGCAGGCTCACGGAGTCAGTTCCACTGTATTCAGCGATATTTCCGCCAATCCCCGCGATACCGAGGTGCGCCAAGGGGTTGCCGTGTACCGCGCGGCAGGGTGTGACGGCATTGTGGCTGTGGGCGGCGGCAGCCCCATGGACTGCGCCAAAGGGATAGGACTGATGGTTTCCGGCGGCAGAGACGTGCTGGAATACGAAGGCGTGGATAAAGTTGAGGTGCCCGCGCCGCCGCTCATCTGTATTCCCACCACGGCGGGCACCAGTGCCGATGTATCTCAGTTCGCCATTATCAATGACGCGCGACGCAGGTTGAAAATAGCCATTGTCAGCAAATCCGCTGTGCCTGATCTGGCGCTTGTCGATCCTTCCACCACTCTTTCCATGCCGCCGCGGCTCACCGCATCCACCGGCCTTGATGCCTTGTGCCATGCGGTGGAGGCCTATTGTTCCACGGTAAGCTCGCCCATGACTGATCTTTTTGCATTGCGCGCCATGCGGCTTATCGGTGCCAATCTGCAGAACGTGCTCGACAACCCGCAGGACATGGCCGCGCGGGAAAATATGATGCTGGCATCCATGTATGCGGGGTTTGCATTTTCCAATGCCATACTGGGGGCGGTTCACGCCATGGCGCACGGTCTGGGGGGGCTGCTGGACATGCCGCACGGAGAGTGCAATGCCATTCTGATGCCCCATGTGGTGCGGGCAAACTGTCAGGTTGTTCCCGCCCGCTGCGCCGATATTGCGCAGGAACTGGGGTTTGCCGGTGCGCCGTCCGGTGCGGATGCACTGGGTGATTTTTTACATGACAGGCTGCTCGATATGCGGCGCAGGGCCGGAGTGACGGCAACGCTGGGCACCATGGGCATGAAGCGTGAAGATATCCCCTCGCTGGCACGCAATGCCATGCACGATGCCTGCATGCTGACCAACCCCCGCAGGTTTACGCTGCAGGAAGTGGAAGCATTGTATCTGGAAGCGTTTTGAAAATGAAATCAAGGGTGCGGCATGATGCAGGATTCCACAAAAAAACAGCCCGATCTTCCGCCGGACAGTCAGGGGGGTGAGCACCCGCTCCGTGCCGGACAGGCTATTTCTTCCGGAGCGGCAGATGCAGCGTCCGGAGGGTCTTCTGCGCCGCAGGAAGACCTGCAGTACCGTGATGCGGTGAGCAGCCTGATAGGGTTGGGCGAAAAGTCGCTGCGCAAGAGTTATTATCCTGAACTGAGGCGCAAGATTGCTGAGCTGGATGTGTTCCGGCGCATGGTTGACCACGCCAGCGATGCCATGCTGCTGCTGCGGACAGGCCCGCCTCTTGCCGTCACGCATCTGAATTCTGCCGCGCGCCGTCTGCTGGGGCCGGGACCGGAGGAGGGCGGCAGCATTGATCTGGCGGCGCAGCTGGGCCCCCGTGTGGAAGCCGCGTTGCTGGCAAGCAGCAAGGGGGGGCGTTCCAAACGCCTGACGCTGCATGTGCAGCAGGCGGACGGAGCCGAACTGGTGCTCGAAGCCTCGTTTTCGCCCATGCCTTCGGCGGAGGGCGATCCGGGGCAGGTAATCATGGTGGCCCGTGATGTGACAGCGGGGTTCAGGGCCGAACGTTCGCTGCGCGAGAGCGAGGAACGCTTCCGCGTGGTCTTTGAGCAGTCCATGCAGCATGTGGTTGTTCTTTCTCCCGAAGGTCTTATCCTGCGCGCCAACCAGAGTCTGCTTTCCGAATTTGCCATTTCTTTTGACGACCTGCGCGGCCAGCGTCTGAGTGATGCTCCGTGGCTGCGCAATATGCCGGAAATGGCGCGCAATGCCGAATCGGATGTAAGCAGTGCATCGGCGGGTGTCAGCGTGCGCCGGCTGTATCCTGTACGGCTGCCATCGGGGCAGCTGTTTTTCGACTGTTCTTTCAAACCGGTGCGTGACGATGCCGGACGTATTATCCATGTGGTTGTGGAGGCACGCGATATTACCGCGCTGCTGGAGGCAGAGAATGAATCGCGCATGCTGCGCGGGCTGCTGACCAATGTGGTGGATTCCATGCCTTCGGTGCTGGCTGCGGTTGATGCCGCGGGCAGGGTCATCCAGTGGAACAGAGAGGCCGAACGGCTGACCGGAACATCTGCACGCGAGGCCATGGGCCGTCCGGTGGAGGCCATGCTGCCGCATGTGGCTTCGCTGCGTTCGATGGTGCGCTACAGCATGGCCGAACAGCGCCCCATGGCCGAGTCTAAGGTGCCGCGGACGCTGCCCGGCGGAAGGGTCGTTTATGAGGATGTGACAGTGTATCCGTTGTCCACGGGACATGATCAGGGCGCTGTCATCCGCATTGACGATGTTTCGGACAAAGTGCTGATGGAACAGACCATGGTGCAGGCGGAAAAGATGCTTTCCGTCGGCGGTCTTGCTGCAGGTATGGCTCACGAAATCAACAACCCTCTGGGTGCTGTTGTGCAGGGGCTGCAAAATGTGTTTCGCCGTCTTGATCCTGCGGTTGACCGTAACAGCACTGTGGCGGCCGCGCTGGGGTGCGATCTGCATGCCATGGATGCATACATGCGCGAGCGGAAAATATACCGTATTCTTGAAGGAATGCGTGAAGCCTCCATGCGGGCGGCAGATATTGTCCGCAATATGCTCACCTTTTCCCGCAAGTCGGATATGTCGCGCTCTTCGTGCGATCTGCACGCCATGATGGACAGTGTCATTTCACTGGCAGAAGCTGACTACGATCTGAAAAAACATTACGACTTCAAAAGAATAAAGCTGGTCCGGCTGTACGAGCCCGTACCGCTTATCGCCTGTAATAAAACAGAGGTGGAGCAGGTGCTGCTGAACCTGCTGCGTAATGCGGCCCAGTCGTTTTATGCCGTGGGCACCATTGCCGGTTCCGGTACAAAACGGGTGCTGTTGTGCCATGAACCGGTGATAACGGTGCGGATACGTAAAGCGGAGCGCTACGTGTATGTGGACGTGGAGGATAACGGACCGGGTATGCCGGAAGATGTGACCCTGCGCGTGTTCGAGCCGTTTTTCACAACCAAGGCACCGGGCGCGGGCACGGGGCTGGGGTTGTCCGTTTCTTATTTTATCATCACCCGAAATCATAAAGGCACCATGACGGTGACATCGGCGCCGGGCAGAGGCAGCTGTTTTACCGTGGGGCTGCCGCATAACGGCAGCACGCCGGAGTGAATTGAGCGGTCCGTCACCGGCGCTCAGCGTGAGGCACTGTCGTATCTGCGGTTGCGTTTGCAGCGGTACATGGCGTGGTCGGCGTGGCTGATAATCTGGTCCACGTCGGTGGCGTCGTCGGGGCAGACGGCAATGCCGATGGAGCCTGAAACAACACGCACGGTGCCGTTCAGGTTTATGGGGGTGCTGATGGCGGCGGAAACCCGTTCGGATGCGTGCGCCAGATCTTCGTTACTGCGGATATCGTGCAGCAGAACGATGAACTCGTCTCCGCCGAT
Encoded here:
- a CDS encoding XRE family transcriptional regulator, translated to MKATDFSESELRMQEYVEHAISRLGGVREVAVAAGVSRRTVYAWKNGERFPSRSNLNRLSGVLMRCAPSESPVPEFPAADGRESAAGLGVHENDGTEYGRRAAFGATGAAAHAVHPLHDFSDMPDLRGVLDEFVFVSKADARPSAGGGSLQTGAENVERHAFRLDWLLSKTHDTSSLRLMEVMGRSMEPTLHNGDDVLVNEGDTYLVEDKVYVVRVQDEIYIKRFARTPGRLLFRGDNRDLAYQDIEIDPQDVSCDWTVIGRVIWAGKEL
- the ercA gene encoding alcohol dehydrogenase-like regulatory protein ErcA, translating into MVDDSLYALRKLIVPEVVFGAGALRLVGQYAVNFNLTHCLVVTDAGVASAGWSGSVVDALQAHGVSSTVFSDISANPRDTEVRQGVAVYRAAGCDGIVAVGGGSPMDCAKGIGLMVSGGRDVLEYEGVDKVEVPAPPLICIPTTAGTSADVSQFAIINDARRRLKIAIVSKSAVPDLALVDPSTTLSMPPRLTASTGLDALCHAVEAYCSTVSSPMTDLFALRAMRLIGANLQNVLDNPQDMAARENMMLASMYAGFAFSNAILGAVHAMAHGLGGLLDMPHGECNAILMPHVVRANCQVVPARCADIAQELGFAGAPSGADALGDFLHDRLLDMRRRAGVTATLGTMGMKREDIPSLARNAMHDACMLTNPRRFTLQEVEALYLEAF
- a CDS encoding PAS domain-containing sensor histidine kinase, with translation MMQDSTKKQPDLPPDSQGGEHPLRAGQAISSGAADAASGGSSAPQEDLQYRDAVSSLIGLGEKSLRKSYYPELRRKIAELDVFRRMVDHASDAMLLLRTGPPLAVTHLNSAARRLLGPGPEEGGSIDLAAQLGPRVEAALLASSKGGRSKRLTLHVQQADGAELVLEASFSPMPSAEGDPGQVIMVARDVTAGFRAERSLRESEERFRVVFEQSMQHVVVLSPEGLILRANQSLLSEFAISFDDLRGQRLSDAPWLRNMPEMARNAESDVSSASAGVSVRRLYPVRLPSGQLFFDCSFKPVRDDAGRIIHVVVEARDITALLEAENESRMLRGLLTNVVDSMPSVLAAVDAAGRVIQWNREAERLTGTSAREAMGRPVEAMLPHVASLRSMVRYSMAEQRPMAESKVPRTLPGGRVVYEDVTVYPLSTGHDQGAVIRIDDVSDKVLMEQTMVQAEKMLSVGGLAAGMAHEINNPLGAVVQGLQNVFRRLDPAVDRNSTVAAALGCDLHAMDAYMRERKIYRILEGMREASMRAADIVRNMLTFSRKSDMSRSSCDLHAMMDSVISLAEADYDLKKHYDFKRIKLVRLYEPVPLIACNKTEVEQVLLNLLRNAAQSFYAVGTIAGSGTKRVLLCHEPVITVRIRKAERYVYVDVEDNGPGMPEDVTLRVFEPFFTTKAPGAGTGLGLSVSYFIITRNHKGTMTVTSAPGRGSCFTVGLPHNGSTPE
- a CDS encoding transporter substrate-binding domain-containing protein — its product is MITKILHALIAVLFVFPAAGLHAQETPATRTVTAGKGLQAYRETDGRAFISILVGEYPPYVYEDTDGNWTGIEMDIARAVAGRADITLVPVIQTNWRRNLYHAERGLVGLIPSLPDTRNSHAHYHLLFRTVSLGTVLMMDKDAPPFSPASLADLTAGNRIWGYQEGVFYGPELNEALAGDLLFAGHFEPVAGFGLNRKKLRGGRIHGYLDIGGRCGIPKHTKRIPLPFVSNADWYLAASDAVPEHLRRRMRTAAQQLEQEGELERIRKTDYCKRMRSAAAAQHIP